A genomic region of Vanessa tameamea isolate UH-Manoa-2023 chromosome 11, ilVanTame1 primary haplotype, whole genome shotgun sequence contains the following coding sequences:
- the LOC113400870 gene encoding aminoacyl tRNA synthase complex-interacting multifunctional protein 1, translating to MNFRIIIRKMSNNATVKLINNAEKAEKRLAELKNKLDEVKKIKVEEKIRQLTQENESLLSQVEKAKAELIRLEIQNGKKQYPLPGKTIADSKPIDDAEPVPKKEKKEKDVKKSKDKPLQKVTIIEPIVDVRKLDLRIGKIVDINKHPDADSLYVEKIDCGEDNPRTVVSGLVNHVPIEEMKERIVMVLCNLKPVKMRGVTSEAMVMCASSPEKVEVLIPPNGATPGDLVSCEGYPREPEAQLNPKKKIFETCAPDLKTNDEGVACYKGSPLIVPGKGSITAPTLKGVHVK from the exons ATGAATTTCcgaattattataagaaaaatgtcTAATAATGCaacagttaaattaattaataatgccgAAAAGGCTGAGAAACGACTagctgaattaaaaaataag CTAgatgaagttaaaaaaattaaagtcgaAGAAAAAATTAGACAGCTGACACAAGAGAATGAATCTTTGTTGAGTCAAGTTGAAAAAGCAAAAGCTGAGTTAATAAGACTTGAAATACAAAATGGTAAAAAGCAATATCCGTTACCTGGTAAAACAATCGCAGATTCAAAACCTATAGATGATGCGGAACCTGTTcctaaaaaagagaaaaaagaaaaagatgTTAAGAAGAGTAAAGATAAGCCACTGCAAAAAGTTACAATCATCGAACCGATTGTTGATGTTAGAAAGTTGGACCTTAGAATTGGCAAGATTGTTGACATAAATAAACATCCGGATGCAGACTCATTATATGTAGAAAAGATTGACTGTGGTGAAGACAACCCACGGACAGTTGTTTCAGGTCTTGTCAATCATGTTCCGATTGAAGAAATGAAAGAGAGGATTGTTATGGTCCTTTGCAACTTGAAACCTGTCAAG atGCGTGGAGTTACCTCAGAAGCAATGGTTATGTGTGCTTCATCTCCTGAAAAAGTTGAAGTACTTATCCCACCCAATGGAGCTACTCCTGGTGATCTTGTTTCATGTGAAGGCTATCCTCGGGAACCAGAAGCACAACTAAAccctaagaaaaaaatatttgaaacatgtGCCCCTGATCTCAAAACAAATGATGAAGGTGTTGCTTGTTATAAGGGAAGTCCTTTAATTGTTCCAGGAAAGGGTTCTATTACAGCACCTACTCTAAAGGGTGTACATGttaagtaa